A window of the Lactuca sativa cultivar Salinas chromosome 7, Lsat_Salinas_v11, whole genome shotgun sequence genome harbors these coding sequences:
- the LOC111903653 gene encoding ion channel DMI1 isoform X1, whose protein sequence is MSNINGDSMDSKRNPNIPLPERRPLLKKSRTIADSSTAHFPGPLFPAVRRPSSDESTPPLPPSSSSSTWSPRRSFDSSDSSSTTTSDTFPGQTFGFADRDYVYPSFLGPNTTRNRVTVVKSSASKSLRKQPPVSSPSPSPVRSASMPKSLTTTGGSEMQSASASASTSHSPAPGSDSKSERIVPPVLAQVPVSNLTSSSSLTSSSPARKNATIRSSLIRNLLALLCVVFASYAITLRNEVKKLQEENYDLHRTCLNKDIPHDESTDIFKHESDNSFVYIGNTDTRNIALYTVLFTLVTPFVLFKYLDDLPKLKNLSKRSKNNKEEVPLKKRIAYMVDVCFSIYPYAKLLALLFATIFLIAFGGLALYAVSDGSLAEALWLSWTFVADSGNHADRVGTGSRIVSVSISSGGMLIFAMMLGLVSDAISEKVDSLRKGKSEVIESNHILVLGWSDKLGSLLKQLAIANKSIGGGVVVVLAERDKEEMEMDIAKLEFSFMGTSVICRSGSPLILADLKKVSVSKARAIIVLAADENADQSDARALRVVLSLTGVKEGLRGHVVVEMSDLDNEPLVKLVGGELIETVVAHDVIGRLMIQCALQPGLAQIWEDILGFENAEFYIKRWPQLDGLRFEDVLISFPDAIPCGVKVASERGKIIINPKDEYILKEGDEILVIAEDDDTYTPGPLPEVRRGLFPKKVDPPKFPEKILFCGWRRDIDDMIMVLEAFLAPGSELWMFNEVLEKERERKLVDGGLDISGLVNIKLVHRVGNAVIKKHLETLPLETFDSILILADESVEDSIVHSDSRSLATLLLIRDIQSKRLPYKEETHTSSTTAFSHSSWIREMQQASNKSIIISEILDSRTRNLVSVTKISDYVLSNELVSMALAMVAEDKQINRVLEELFAEEGNEMCIKPGEFYLYDQEELCFYDIMIRGRERHEIVIGYRLATAERAVINPVDKNKLVKWSLDDVFVVVALGE, encoded by the exons ATGTCTAACATCAATGGAGATTCAATGGATTCCAAACGGAACCCCAACATTCCGCTACCAGAACGACGTCCTCTCCTGAAGAAATCAAGGACGATCGCTGATTCCAGCACTGCTCACTTCCCCGGTCCACTCTTCCCAGCCGTCCGCCGGCCCTCCTCCGATGAGTCAACTCCTCCTCTTCCAccatcttcctcctcctccacctGGTCCCCCCGACGATCATTCGACTCATCCGACAGCTCCAGCACTACCACCAGCGACACTTTCCCCGGTCAAACCTTCGGGTTTGCTGATCGTGATTACGTTTATCCATCATTTCTTGGACCTAACACGACTCGAAACCGGGTGACAGTTGTTAAATCTTCTGCGTCTAAGTCACTGAGGAAACAACCGCCTGTTTCGTCTCCTTCTCCTTCTCCGGTTCGAAGCGCTTCGATGCCTAAGAGTTTGACTACCACAGGGGGAAGCGAAATGCAATCAGCTTCTGCGAGTGCGAGTACGTCACATTCACCGGCGCCGGGGTCAGATTCTAAATCGGAGAGAATTGTTCCGCCAGTGCTTGCTCAAGTTCCAGTTTCTAATTTGACTTCTTCGTCTTCCCTGACTTCATCTTCTCCTGCTCGCAAAAACGCCACGATCAGGAGTTCGTTGATACGTAACCTG CTTGCACTTTTATGTGTAGTGTTTGCATCTTATGCAATAACATTAAGGAATGAAGTCAAGAAGCTTCAG GAAGAGAATTATGATCTTCATAGAACTTGTTTGAATAAAGACATTCCTCATGATGAAAGCACAGACATTTTCAAACATGAAAGTGACAATTCATTTGTGTATATTGGCAACACTGACACCCGAAACATTGCTCTCTACACTGTTCTGTTTACTCTTGTGACACCTTTTGTATTATTCAAATATCTTGATGATCTTCCCAAACTCAAGAACCTCTCAAAACGTTCAAAGAACAACAAAGAAGAGGTTCCATTAAAGAAAAGAATCGCATACATGGTGGATGTGTGCTTCTCTATCTACCCTTACGCAAAACTACTTGCCCTTCTCTTTGCAACTATCTTTCTCATTGCATTTGGTGGTTTAGCACTTTATGCTGTAAGTGATGGTAGTCTTGCAGAAGCCCTTTGGCTTTCTTGGACATTTGTAGCAGATTCAGGGAATCATGCAGATAGAGTTGGCACTGGATCAAGAATTGTTTCAGTCTCTATAAGTTCAGGAGGGATGCTGATATTTGCAATGATGCTAGGGCTTGTTTCAGATGCTATCTCAGAGAAAGTAGATTCATTACGAAAAGGGAAAAGTGAAGTCATTGAAAGCAACCAcatacttgttcttggatggagTGACAAATTG GGTTCACTTTTGAAGCAACTGGCAATAGCAAACAAGAGCATTGGTGGTGGTGTGGTGGTTGTCCTGGCGGAAAGAGACAAGGAGGAGATGGAGATGGATATAGCAAAACTTGAGTTCAGCTTCATGGGCACTTCAGTTATTTGCAGAAGTGGTAGTCCTCTTATACTTGCTGACTTGAAAAAG GTTTCGGTTTCAAAAGCACGTGCTATAATAGTACTTGCAGCAGATGAAAATGCAGATCAA agTGATGCACGAGCATTGAGGGTTGTGCTTAGTCTTACTGGAGTAAAAGAGGGGCTAAGAGGTCATGTGGTTGTAGAAATGAGTGATCTTGACAATGAACCCTTGGTGAAGCTTGTTGGAGGTGAACTCATTGAGACAGTTGTTGCACATGATGTGATTGGAAGGTTAATGATTCAATGTGCTCTTCAACCTGGTCTTGCACAG ATATGGGAAGATATATTGGGGTTTGAAAATGCAGAATTTTATATCAAAAGGTGGCCACAGTTAGATGGTTTAAGGTTTGAAGATGTACTTATTTCGTTTCCAGATGCGATCCCTTGTGGAGTAAAGGTTGCTTCAGAAAGAGGGAAGATAATAATAAATCCAAAAGATGAGTATATATTAAAAGAAGGTGATGAGATACTTGTGATAGCTGAAGATGATGACACATATACCCCTGGCCCTTTACCAGAG GTACGAAGGGGTCTCTTTCCAAAAAAAGTCGACCCTCCAAAATTCCCAGAAAAGATATTATTTTGTGGTTGGCGACGTGATATTGATGATATGATTATG GTTCTAGAAGCATTCTTGGCTCCAGGGTCAGAGTTATGGATGTTTAACGAGGTATtggagaaagaaagagagagaaaatTAGTGGATGGTGGACTTGATATTTCAGGACTTGTTAACATTAAACTCGTCCACCGTGTTGGAAACGCAGTTATTAAAAAACATCTAGAAACTCTCCCTTTAGAAACCTTTGATTCT ATTCTAATTCTTGCAGATGAATCTGTAGAAGACTCAATTGTCCATTCAGACTCACGTTCTCTAGCCACCCTCCTTCTCATCCGAGACATTCAG TCAAAGCGGCTTCCATATAAAGAAGAAACTCACACAAGCTCAACAACCGCTTTCTCTCATAGTTCTTGGATACGTGAGATGCAACAAGCTTCTAATAAATCAATAATAATAAGTGAGATTTTGGATTCAAGAACTAGAAACCTTGTTTCTGTCACAAAAATTAGTGATTATGTTCTTTCAAATGAGCTTGTGAGCATGGCTTTAGCAATGGTGGCTGAAGATAAACAGATCAATCGTGTCCTTGAAGAACTTTTTGCAGAAGAG GGAAATGAGATGTGCATTAAACCAGGGGAATTCTATCTTTATGATCAAGAAGAACTCTGTTTTTACGACATCATGATAAGGGGTCGCGAAAGGCATGAAATTGTAATTGGCTATCGTTTAGCGACAGCTGAACGTGCAGTAATAAATCCTGTGGATAAAAATAAGCTTGTTAAGTGGTCGCTAGATGACGTTTTTGTTGTCGTTGCATTAGGCGAATGA
- the LOC111903653 gene encoding probable ion channel SYM8 isoform X2, translated as MQLALLCVVFASYAITLRNEVKKLQEENYDLHRTCLNKDIPHDESTDIFKHESDNSFVYIGNTDTRNIALYTVLFTLVTPFVLFKYLDDLPKLKNLSKRSKNNKEEVPLKKRIAYMVDVCFSIYPYAKLLALLFATIFLIAFGGLALYAVSDGSLAEALWLSWTFVADSGNHADRVGTGSRIVSVSISSGGMLIFAMMLGLVSDAISEKVDSLRKGKSEVIESNHILVLGWSDKLGSLLKQLAIANKSIGGGVVVVLAERDKEEMEMDIAKLEFSFMGTSVICRSGSPLILADLKKVSVSKARAIIVLAADENADQSDARALRVVLSLTGVKEGLRGHVVVEMSDLDNEPLVKLVGGELIETVVAHDVIGRLMIQCALQPGLAQIWEDILGFENAEFYIKRWPQLDGLRFEDVLISFPDAIPCGVKVASERGKIIINPKDEYILKEGDEILVIAEDDDTYTPGPLPEVRRGLFPKKVDPPKFPEKILFCGWRRDIDDMIMVLEAFLAPGSELWMFNEVLEKERERKLVDGGLDISGLVNIKLVHRVGNAVIKKHLETLPLETFDSILILADESVEDSIVHSDSRSLATLLLIRDIQSKRLPYKEETHTSSTTAFSHSSWIREMQQASNKSIIISEILDSRTRNLVSVTKISDYVLSNELVSMALAMVAEDKQINRVLEELFAEEGNEMCIKPGEFYLYDQEELCFYDIMIRGRERHEIVIGYRLATAERAVINPVDKNKLVKWSLDDVFVVVALGE; from the exons ATGCAGCTTGCACTTTTATGTGTAGTGTTTGCATCTTATGCAATAACATTAAGGAATGAAGTCAAGAAGCTTCAG GAAGAGAATTATGATCTTCATAGAACTTGTTTGAATAAAGACATTCCTCATGATGAAAGCACAGACATTTTCAAACATGAAAGTGACAATTCATTTGTGTATATTGGCAACACTGACACCCGAAACATTGCTCTCTACACTGTTCTGTTTACTCTTGTGACACCTTTTGTATTATTCAAATATCTTGATGATCTTCCCAAACTCAAGAACCTCTCAAAACGTTCAAAGAACAACAAAGAAGAGGTTCCATTAAAGAAAAGAATCGCATACATGGTGGATGTGTGCTTCTCTATCTACCCTTACGCAAAACTACTTGCCCTTCTCTTTGCAACTATCTTTCTCATTGCATTTGGTGGTTTAGCACTTTATGCTGTAAGTGATGGTAGTCTTGCAGAAGCCCTTTGGCTTTCTTGGACATTTGTAGCAGATTCAGGGAATCATGCAGATAGAGTTGGCACTGGATCAAGAATTGTTTCAGTCTCTATAAGTTCAGGAGGGATGCTGATATTTGCAATGATGCTAGGGCTTGTTTCAGATGCTATCTCAGAGAAAGTAGATTCATTACGAAAAGGGAAAAGTGAAGTCATTGAAAGCAACCAcatacttgttcttggatggagTGACAAATTG GGTTCACTTTTGAAGCAACTGGCAATAGCAAACAAGAGCATTGGTGGTGGTGTGGTGGTTGTCCTGGCGGAAAGAGACAAGGAGGAGATGGAGATGGATATAGCAAAACTTGAGTTCAGCTTCATGGGCACTTCAGTTATTTGCAGAAGTGGTAGTCCTCTTATACTTGCTGACTTGAAAAAG GTTTCGGTTTCAAAAGCACGTGCTATAATAGTACTTGCAGCAGATGAAAATGCAGATCAA agTGATGCACGAGCATTGAGGGTTGTGCTTAGTCTTACTGGAGTAAAAGAGGGGCTAAGAGGTCATGTGGTTGTAGAAATGAGTGATCTTGACAATGAACCCTTGGTGAAGCTTGTTGGAGGTGAACTCATTGAGACAGTTGTTGCACATGATGTGATTGGAAGGTTAATGATTCAATGTGCTCTTCAACCTGGTCTTGCACAG ATATGGGAAGATATATTGGGGTTTGAAAATGCAGAATTTTATATCAAAAGGTGGCCACAGTTAGATGGTTTAAGGTTTGAAGATGTACTTATTTCGTTTCCAGATGCGATCCCTTGTGGAGTAAAGGTTGCTTCAGAAAGAGGGAAGATAATAATAAATCCAAAAGATGAGTATATATTAAAAGAAGGTGATGAGATACTTGTGATAGCTGAAGATGATGACACATATACCCCTGGCCCTTTACCAGAG GTACGAAGGGGTCTCTTTCCAAAAAAAGTCGACCCTCCAAAATTCCCAGAAAAGATATTATTTTGTGGTTGGCGACGTGATATTGATGATATGATTATG GTTCTAGAAGCATTCTTGGCTCCAGGGTCAGAGTTATGGATGTTTAACGAGGTATtggagaaagaaagagagagaaaatTAGTGGATGGTGGACTTGATATTTCAGGACTTGTTAACATTAAACTCGTCCACCGTGTTGGAAACGCAGTTATTAAAAAACATCTAGAAACTCTCCCTTTAGAAACCTTTGATTCT ATTCTAATTCTTGCAGATGAATCTGTAGAAGACTCAATTGTCCATTCAGACTCACGTTCTCTAGCCACCCTCCTTCTCATCCGAGACATTCAG TCAAAGCGGCTTCCATATAAAGAAGAAACTCACACAAGCTCAACAACCGCTTTCTCTCATAGTTCTTGGATACGTGAGATGCAACAAGCTTCTAATAAATCAATAATAATAAGTGAGATTTTGGATTCAAGAACTAGAAACCTTGTTTCTGTCACAAAAATTAGTGATTATGTTCTTTCAAATGAGCTTGTGAGCATGGCTTTAGCAATGGTGGCTGAAGATAAACAGATCAATCGTGTCCTTGAAGAACTTTTTGCAGAAGAG GGAAATGAGATGTGCATTAAACCAGGGGAATTCTATCTTTATGATCAAGAAGAACTCTGTTTTTACGACATCATGATAAGGGGTCGCGAAAGGCATGAAATTGTAATTGGCTATCGTTTAGCGACAGCTGAACGTGCAGTAATAAATCCTGTGGATAAAAATAAGCTTGTTAAGTGGTCGCTAGATGACGTTTTTGTTGTCGTTGCATTAGGCGAATGA